A window of the Lysinibacillus irui genome harbors these coding sequences:
- a CDS encoding pyridoxamine 5'-phosphate oxidase family protein has protein sequence MTSVRDEILEVLNREKIGTMATVENGKPYSRYMTFQHEDFVLYTATNKHSEKMEELRKNPYTHILYGYENGGFGDTYVEIEGKLTEVQEEGLKNKLAEIFTSIFVGNQDEMVTLKIEPIRMRLMNKKGQPPKELEFTNDH, from the coding sequence ATGACATCTGTACGCGATGAAATTTTAGAAGTATTGAATCGAGAAAAGATTGGAACGATGGCTACTGTTGAAAATGGCAAACCTTACTCCCGCTACATGACGTTCCAGCATGAGGACTTTGTGTTATATACAGCGACGAATAAGCATTCTGAGAAAATGGAAGAGCTTCGTAAAAATCCATATACCCATATTTTATACGGCTATGAAAATGGCGGCTTTGGGGATACGTATGTGGAAATTGAGGGCAAGCTTACGGAGGTACAGGAAGAAGGCTTAAAAAATAAACTAGCAGAAATTTTTACTAGTATTTTTGTTGGCAATCAGGACGAAATGGTGACATTAAAAATTGAGCCCATTCGTATGCGTTTGATGAATAAAAAAGGTCAGCCCCCTAAAGAGCTAGAGTTTACGAACGACCATTAA
- a CDS encoding YczE/YyaS/YitT family protein has protein sequence MKQAFFTRCLFFITGIIVLSFGITLTIKGQLFGVGSWDVLHIGLTKTLGLTIGTWSIILGLAILAFDMLITKKFPLPGTFIDMFLAGIFIDIFNYWLPDIDGFWMQLVSYLTGLVLLGWGCGMYMVANLGIGPRDTLMLMMVHKLGWSVTRSRTTMEVTVAIIGFLLGGPIGIGTVFMAFGLGPIVQFALSYNEKLFMRWTGVKSAVI, from the coding sequence ATGAAACAAGCTTTTTTTACGCGCTGTTTGTTTTTCATAACAGGCATTATCGTGCTATCTTTTGGCATCACATTAACAATTAAAGGGCAACTTTTTGGCGTCGGCTCTTGGGATGTCCTACATATTGGCTTAACAAAAACGTTGGGGTTAACAATCGGTACATGGTCCATTATTTTAGGACTTGCTATTTTAGCGTTTGATATGCTGATCACAAAAAAATTTCCATTACCAGGAACATTTATCGATATGTTTTTAGCCGGCATTTTTATTGATATTTTTAATTATTGGCTTCCTGATATTGATGGTTTTTGGATGCAACTTGTTTCTTACCTAACAGGATTAGTTTTACTAGGTTGGGGCTGTGGTATGTATATGGTGGCAAATTTAGGCATTGGGCCTCGTGATACCTTAATGCTGATGATGGTTCATAAACTTGGCTGGAGCGTTACTCGTTCTCGTACGACGATGGAAGTAACGGTCGCCATTATAGGCTTCCTTCTTGGCGGTCCGATTGGCATCGGTACAGTGTTTATGGCATTTGGACTTGGACCCATCGTACAATTTGCCCTATCATATAACGAAAAATTATTTATGAGATGGACTGGCGTTAAGAGCGCTGTCATATAA
- a CDS encoding PadR family transcriptional regulator has product MHYILLALREPLHGYAMMQKIEEMSAGSVRIAAGTMYGAIENLLKYHWIAPVETQDTRRKVYQTTEEGLDILAAEQQRLQRILSLYEGADKHDKV; this is encoded by the coding sequence ATGCATTATATTTTACTCGCCTTACGGGAACCGTTACATGGCTATGCAATGATGCAAAAAATCGAGGAAATGAGTGCTGGTAGTGTAAGAATTGCAGCTGGTACTATGTACGGCGCTATTGAAAATTTATTGAAGTATCATTGGATTGCGCCAGTTGAAACCCAGGATACAAGGCGTAAGGTTTATCAAACAACAGAAGAGGGTCTAGACATATTAGCTGCAGAGCAACAAAGATTGCAGCGAATTTTATCTTTATATGAGGGAGCTGACAAACATGATAAAGTTTAA
- a CDS encoding DUF2812 domain-containing protein has translation MIKFKVFFDIEKEERWLNEMLTKGWVCSNINSAGLYTFQQTEDFEQVIRIDCQQDLRGEKQVTYKQLHEDFGWRLLKVKSYDGTHYWVKRKDGHDDLFSDHDSHIAKYKRLMKHASNWAILSFIFLMIFDANDSFSSLFSIKNAYFTPGLWEKEGFAFLFAFLFETPFAIMRFIPPWLFLTTCGIYITLYYRYRKSIQQFSQ, from the coding sequence ATGATAAAGTTTAAAGTCTTTTTTGATATTGAAAAGGAAGAGCGATGGTTAAATGAAATGTTAACCAAGGGCTGGGTATGCTCCAACATAAACTCTGCTGGTTTATATACATTTCAACAAACAGAAGATTTTGAACAAGTTATTCGAATCGATTGTCAGCAGGACCTTCGCGGAGAAAAGCAAGTTACCTATAAGCAATTACATGAGGATTTTGGATGGCGCTTATTAAAAGTGAAATCATATGATGGCACTCATTATTGGGTAAAAAGAAAAGATGGCCATGATGATTTATTTTCAGATCATGATTCCCACATTGCGAAGTATAAACGGTTAATGAAACATGCAAGCAACTGGGCCATACTCTCATTTATTTTCTTAATGATTTTTGATGCTAATGATAGTTTCTCCTCCTTGTTCAGTATAAAAAATGCTTATTTTACGCCTGGTTTATGGGAAAAAGAAGGGTTTGCTTTTCTTTTTGCATTTTTATTTGAAACACCCTTTGCCATCATGCGCTTTATCCCCCCATGGCTATTTTTAACTACTTGTGGTATTTACATCACCCTGTATTATCGTTATCGAAAATCGATACAGCAGTTTAGTCAATAA
- a CDS encoding 50S ribosomal protein L25/general stress protein Ctc, with protein sequence MNMVLTANKRQKGRHSSLTELRLNGAIPGVVYGFQMEPTAITLDARAFAKILAAHGTKSVFQLDVEGQRINAVLTEVQRCALKGNVKHVDFKSINMSQELEVDIPVTVIGDAVGVAEGGFLLQPNREVRIKVKPTEIPETIEIDATNVAIGSSLYVGDIRQQFPFEILHEDDYTLVTITPPAAENVQEDDTVDDTPEVIEATGQNTDEPRG encoded by the coding sequence ATGAATATGGTTCTAACTGCTAATAAACGTCAAAAAGGGCGTCATTCTTCCTTAACTGAGCTTCGACTAAATGGGGCTATTCCTGGTGTTGTTTACGGTTTTCAAATGGAGCCGACAGCCATTACGTTAGATGCTAGAGCTTTTGCGAAAATATTAGCTGCTCATGGTACGAAAAGTGTATTTCAACTCGATGTGGAAGGACAACGCATCAATGCTGTTCTAACAGAAGTGCAGCGGTGTGCCTTAAAAGGTAATGTGAAACATGTTGATTTCAAGTCGATCAATATGTCGCAGGAGCTAGAAGTGGATATTCCAGTAACCGTGATCGGTGATGCTGTAGGAGTTGCAGAAGGAGGCTTCCTGCTTCAGCCTAATCGTGAGGTTCGCATTAAAGTGAAGCCAACTGAAATTCCAGAAACTATTGAAATAGATGCCACGAATGTTGCGATTGGATCTTCCCTTTATGTGGGAGATATTCGTCAACAGTTTCCTTTTGAGATTTTACATGAAGATGACTATACACTGGTGACCATCACACCACCAGCTGCTGAAAATGTGCAGGAAGATGATACAGTCGACGATACACCTGAAGTGATTGAAGCAACAGGGCAAAATACGGATGAACCAAGAGGATAG
- a CDS encoding methyl-accepting chemotaxis protein, with protein sequence MSQHWKNSKVRKGSLKNRIIGISLLLFISIISISSYLNIKIVEENVSDALLEKSIQQVNEIARQAENILDSTSNPTVELQNFVENKVKQNGIAYAVIIDKNVTAIAHSDQEKIGKNYEDDPYSVDGAKNGKTMTSRFYADMQKNWTFDIMVPIYLDNTLYGSMDVGIFEGDITEATNGILIKELMTVGIGCIIIIVLMIIILNKMFKPLLLAVDKCHEMGKGEFTELIDPKYVRRNDEIGKLTYALNEMQNNFVDLLTEISLTSNKVTTSSEELKDATSISLASSKDLSSAVEDIAKGAVEQAKDTEFGTANIGELGELIENNQNYLQQLTLFVDEVSNAKDESLLILEELVAKTEENNIAAKEIYAIVLTTNESSGKIQNASQMIRTISEQTNLLALNAAIEASRAGEAGKGFAVVADEIRKLAEQSNQFTKEIATVIGDLTEKTGHAVQTMQEMSNLVTSQAKSVATTNGKFEDVAVSIEKIQTVIEDLYKIGNNMDDKKNGVIDILQHLSAISEENAAGTEEAAAYLQNQTNSLYEIAHSSEELDKLANKMQENVSKFTIQTTTSRQ encoded by the coding sequence ATGAGTCAACACTGGAAAAATTCTAAAGTCAGAAAAGGAAGCTTAAAAAATCGTATTATCGGAATATCACTTTTGCTGTTTATTTCAATCATTAGCATTAGTTCCTATTTGAATATTAAAATAGTGGAAGAAAATGTTTCAGATGCCCTATTGGAAAAGAGTATTCAACAGGTCAATGAAATTGCCCGTCAAGCGGAGAATATTCTAGATTCGACCTCTAATCCTACAGTGGAATTGCAAAATTTTGTTGAAAACAAAGTAAAACAAAATGGAATAGCCTATGCAGTTATCATCGATAAAAACGTTACGGCAATAGCTCATAGTGATCAAGAGAAAATAGGTAAAAATTATGAAGATGACCCCTACTCTGTAGATGGAGCAAAAAACGGGAAAACGATGACGAGTAGATTTTATGCGGATATGCAGAAAAATTGGACGTTCGATATAATGGTACCGATTTATCTAGATAATACGCTTTACGGTTCTATGGATGTAGGTATTTTTGAGGGCGATATTACTGAGGCAACGAATGGAATTTTAATAAAAGAATTGATGACAGTTGGTATTGGTTGTATCATCATCATCGTCCTAATGATTATTATTTTAAATAAAATGTTCAAACCTTTGCTGTTAGCAGTTGATAAATGCCATGAAATGGGAAAAGGAGAATTTACTGAGTTAATCGATCCAAAGTATGTAAGAAGAAATGACGAAATAGGCAAACTTACATATGCATTAAACGAGATGCAGAATAATTTTGTTGATTTGCTTACTGAAATCAGTCTTACTTCGAATAAGGTTACTACATCATCAGAAGAACTTAAAGATGCTACAAGTATTTCTTTAGCGTCGTCAAAGGATTTATCATCTGCAGTTGAAGACATCGCTAAGGGTGCTGTGGAACAAGCAAAAGATACTGAATTTGGGACTGCAAATATTGGCGAGCTCGGAGAATTAATCGAAAATAATCAGAATTATTTACAACAGTTGACTCTATTTGTCGATGAAGTAAGCAATGCTAAAGATGAAAGCTTACTCATATTAGAAGAGCTTGTTGCTAAAACAGAAGAAAATAATATTGCAGCAAAAGAAATTTATGCTATCGTTCTCACGACTAACGAAAGTTCTGGGAAAATTCAAAATGCAAGCCAGATGATCAGAACAATTTCAGAACAAACGAATCTACTAGCCTTAAATGCGGCTATTGAAGCATCGAGGGCCGGCGAAGCAGGAAAAGGGTTTGCTGTTGTTGCGGACGAAATACGAAAGTTGGCTGAACAATCCAATCAATTTACTAAGGAAATTGCCACAGTTATAGGAGATTTAACAGAAAAAACTGGACATGCCGTTCAAACAATGCAAGAAATGAGCAACCTTGTCACTTCGCAAGCTAAAAGTGTTGCAACTACAAATGGCAAATTTGAAGATGTGGCAGTTTCTATTGAAAAAATACAAACGGTTATTGAGGATTTATATAAAATAGGCAATAATATGGATGACAAGAAAAATGGAGTAATAGATATTCTACAACACTTATCTGCCATATCTGAAGAAAATGCAGCTGGTACAGAAGAAGCTGCCGCCTATCTACAGAATCAAACAAACTCCCTTTATGAAATTGCCCATTCCAGTGAAGAATTAGATAAGTTAGCTAATAAAATGCAGGAAAATGTCTCAAAATTTACTATTCAAACAACTACATCTCGACAATAA
- a CDS encoding YjjG family noncanonical pyrimidine nucleotidase: MTKYEILLFDVDDTLLDFDLAENAALDRMFKEENIAVTQEMIARYKEINESMWRAFERGEITKNTLHNTRFAVALKEFGIEVDGAYFETLFQKYLCEAHHYVEGAYEVIAQLADHYHLYVVSNGVTATQNKRLVDAKLAPHFKDIFISEQTGYQKPMPAFFDYVFERIDDFDKDKTLIIGDSLTSDIKGGLQSGIDTCWFNIRNIENTSEIKPLYEINKLHDLHELLNKQLV, translated from the coding sequence ATGACGAAATATGAAATACTATTGTTTGACGTGGACGATACGTTACTAGATTTTGATCTAGCTGAAAATGCAGCACTTGACCGCATGTTTAAAGAGGAAAACATAGCAGTTACTCAAGAGATGATTGCGCGATATAAAGAAATTAATGAGTCCATGTGGCGTGCGTTTGAGCGTGGGGAAATAACAAAAAATACATTACATAATACGCGATTTGCTGTTGCCTTAAAGGAATTTGGTATAGAAGTCGATGGAGCCTACTTTGAAACACTTTTCCAAAAATATTTGTGTGAGGCCCACCATTATGTAGAAGGTGCCTATGAGGTGATTGCCCAGCTTGCCGACCACTATCATTTATATGTGGTGTCAAATGGTGTCACGGCTACACAGAATAAACGGCTTGTGGATGCTAAGCTAGCACCACATTTTAAAGACATTTTTATTTCGGAGCAAACAGGCTATCAAAAGCCTATGCCAGCATTTTTCGATTACGTTTTTGAACGGATTGATGATTTTGATAAAGATAAAACGCTGATTATTGGAGACTCGTTGACATCCGATATAAAGGGTGGTTTACAATCAGGTATCGACACATGCTGGTTTAATATCCGTAATATCGAAAACACAAGTGAAATTAAGCCACTTTATGAAATTAACAAATTACACGACCTACATGAATTATTGAATAAACAGCTAGTTTAG
- a CDS encoding geobacillin-26 family protein (This protein is homologous to geobacillin 26, a large bacteriocin (245 amino acids) that was found in the thermophile Geobacillus sp. 15, and that has an unknown mechanism of action.), whose product MKKIIRSLVLVITAVLVFSNFAPILANAKEMEKNNFLATSKQIIDNSDFNSELGMVDKEAIEYLDSLQINVIEDNENFRIVESIENGKPMVATFDKNSNVLTTQIKGDDSSKLVIDLNELAALEESMKEQTSGDISAFASSLKQDTFTNYEYTIEFTSPESWQLRRPNPDNPINWLYKDVKKTTSNTTNLGNFKNAVNDLNDYEWKYIGAASGAGILAIAALIVGAINGGAGIAVGLAAAGVTGAAYNYAISMNRAAKDAHYYYFQV is encoded by the coding sequence ATGAAAAAAATTATTAGAAGTTTAGTTCTTGTAATTACTGCTGTACTTGTATTTTCAAATTTCGCTCCAATTCTTGCAAATGCTAAAGAAATGGAAAAGAACAACTTCCTAGCTACATCAAAACAAATAATTGATAATTCGGACTTCAATTCAGAATTAGGTATGGTTGATAAGGAAGCAATTGAATACCTTGATAGCCTTCAAATAAATGTAATTGAAGATAATGAAAATTTTAGAATAGTAGAGTCAATTGAAAATGGCAAACCGATGGTAGCAACATTTGATAAGAATTCTAATGTTCTAACTACTCAAATTAAGGGCGATGATTCATCTAAATTAGTAATAGATTTGAATGAACTTGCAGCTTTAGAAGAGTCAATGAAAGAACAGACATCTGGTGATATTAGTGCTTTCGCATCTTCGTTGAAACAAGATACTTTCACAAACTATGAATATACTATCGAATTTACTTCACCTGAATCATGGCAATTACGCAGACCGAATCCTGATAATCCAATAAATTGGTTGTATAAAGATGTAAAGAAAACAACTAGTAACACTACTAACCTAGGAAATTTTAAAAATGCTGTAAACGATTTAAATGATTATGAATGGAAGTATATTGGTGCAGCATCTGGAGCAGGCATATTAGCTATAGCTGCGCTAATTGTTGGTGCTATAAACGGAGGAGCAGGTATTGCTGTCGGATTAGCAGCAGCTGGAGTAACTGGTGCTGCTTACAATTATGCAATATCAATGAATAGAGCAGCAAAAGACGCTCATTATTATTACTTCCAGGTTTAA
- the yfkAB gene encoding radical SAM/CxCxxxxC motif protein YfkAB — MFTVQKPHDEWESYHDIDRYGNLTLSNIEFTTTHLCNMRCSHCAVGYTLLTKELPAIPTEEIIRKLDEVETLRTMSFTGGEPLMTKKGIKDNLLPLLKYAKGRGIKTQINSNLTLPMSHYELVAPFLDVMHISHNWCDEKEFVETGFAMMEKQPSIEYRGNLYRNIFDNARELSKGGMFVSAETMLNRNTVPHMKKIHNEVANEMLCKRHEIHPMYSSDFASNLEIIELDEYRDVVNNILDFRNEDIWVLFGTLPFYPCSQDERNLALIKRINSEPNTTIRNDVDGRSRMNLNIFTGDISVTDFSDDGSAFGNIKNESLPQIYERWLDSNISKSINCHCPAVKCLGANVIVKNMYYPNKTFISGSVK, encoded by the coding sequence ATGTTCACAGTACAGAAACCGCATGATGAATGGGAAAGTTACCATGATATTGATAGGTATGGGAATTTAACTTTATCAAATATTGAATTTACTACAACGCATTTATGTAATATGAGATGTTCGCATTGTGCAGTTGGCTACACATTATTAACGAAAGAATTACCAGCAATACCTACAGAAGAAATTATTCGAAAGTTAGATGAGGTCGAAACTTTACGTACAATGAGTTTTACAGGTGGAGAACCTTTAATGACTAAAAAGGGTATAAAAGATAATTTGTTACCACTTTTGAAATATGCTAAGGGTAGGGGGATTAAGACACAAATTAATTCGAACTTAACTTTACCAATGTCTCATTACGAATTAGTTGCTCCTTTTCTAGATGTTATGCATATATCGCATAACTGGTGTGACGAAAAAGAATTTGTTGAAACAGGCTTCGCTATGATGGAAAAGCAACCGTCAATTGAATATAGAGGGAATTTATATCGTAATATTTTCGACAATGCTAGGGAACTTTCAAAAGGTGGAATGTTTGTTTCTGCTGAAACAATGTTAAATCGTAACACTGTCCCACATATGAAGAAAATTCATAATGAAGTGGCTAATGAAATGTTATGTAAACGACATGAGATTCATCCTATGTATTCTAGTGATTTTGCTAGTAATTTAGAGATAATAGAATTAGATGAATATAGAGATGTCGTAAATAATATTCTTGATTTTAGAAACGAAGATATTTGGGTATTATTTGGAACATTGCCATTTTATCCTTGTAGTCAAGATGAGCGAAATTTAGCATTAATCAAGCGAATCAATAGTGAACCAAATACAACAATAAGAAATGATGTTGATGGACGATCAAGAATGAATTTAAATATTTTCACAGGGGATATATCGGTTACAGATTTCTCAGATGATGGTTCGGCTTTTGGAAATATTAAAAATGAATCATTACCTCAAATTTACGAGCGATGGTTAGATTCAAATATTTCTAAATCAATTAATTGTCACTGTCCAGCAGTAAAATGTTTAGGTGCAAATGTAATTGTAAAGAATATGTATTATCCTAATAAAACATTTATTAGTGGTTCAGTTAAATAA
- a CDS encoding ABC transporter ATP-binding protein: MIEVKNVTKKYGRIQVLNDLSFTAKKGEITCLIGINGVGKTTILKAIMALTPINSGDILIDGEKIRKDSFDKISFIPDTITMLPQMKICDAIAFMADFYKSWNSHRAEELLKFFKLDPAERIANLSKGNAAKVNMLLGLSMDVDYLLMDEPFSGIDLFSREQIADVFTSHLIEERGVIITTHEISDIEHLIDKAVLIESGEVVMEFNVEEVRDNEGKSVVDVMREVYRG; the protein is encoded by the coding sequence ATGATCGAAGTAAAAAATGTTACGAAAAAATACGGTAGGATACAGGTTTTAAACGATCTTTCTTTTACCGCTAAAAAAGGCGAAATTACCTGCTTAATTGGAATAAATGGAGTGGGGAAAACAACAATTTTGAAAGCTATAATGGCACTTACTCCGATTAATAGCGGTGACATTTTAATTGATGGGGAAAAAATCCGAAAAGATAGTTTTGATAAAATTTCCTTTATTCCTGACACGATTACGATGTTGCCTCAAATGAAAATTTGTGATGCCATTGCATTCATGGCTGATTTTTATAAAAGCTGGAATTCACATAGGGCAGAGGAGCTACTGAAATTTTTCAAACTAGATCCAGCTGAACGGATTGCTAATTTATCGAAGGGAAATGCAGCTAAGGTAAATATGCTGCTAGGATTATCCATGGATGTGGATTATTTGTTAATGGATGAACCATTCTCTGGTATTGATCTGTTCTCTCGTGAACAGATAGCCGACGTGTTTACAAGCCATTTAATTGAAGAGCGAGGGGTCATTATTACCACTCATGAAATTAGTGATATTGAACATTTGATTGATAAAGCGGTTCTTATTGAAAGTGGTGAAGTAGTAATGGAATTTAACGTGGAGGAAGTACGGGATAATGAAGGGAAATCAGTCGTTGATGTGATGCGGGAGGTGTACCGAGGATGA
- a CDS encoding GntR family transcriptional regulator: MTVKFNNRDPVYVQVIRHLKEQIAKGYYEPGQEIPSRRELANQLKINPNTAQRAYKEMEEQGLIFTEGNMPSCITKDGAVLKSVREELILEAVDLFLSSIKSIDVPLAEVLELVKKKHDAEIGAEES, translated from the coding sequence TTGACTGTAAAGTTTAATAATCGGGATCCGGTTTATGTTCAGGTTATTCGGCACTTGAAGGAACAAATTGCCAAGGGCTATTATGAACCCGGTCAGGAGATTCCCTCAAGAAGGGAATTGGCCAACCAGCTAAAGATTAACCCCAATACAGCACAACGAGCTTATAAGGAAATGGAGGAACAAGGATTGATTTTTACTGAGGGGAATATGCCAAGCTGCATTACGAAAGATGGAGCGGTCCTTAAAAGTGTTCGTGAAGAATTAATTCTGGAAGCGGTCGACTTATTTTTAAGTTCAATTAAATCCATCGATGTGCCGTTAGCTGAAGTGTTGGAACTTGTGAAAAAAAAGCATGATGCCGAAATTGGAGCGGAGGAATCATAA
- a CDS encoding LLM class flavin-dependent oxidoreductase codes for MRLSILDQMPIPKGHSAEEAFQRTEQLALQGEELGYHRMWLAEHHNSQSLASSAPEVTAAFLAAKTKRLRIGTGGVMMMHYSPYKLAEVFKTLSGLAPNRIDFGVGRAPGGDHAAIYALAEGRRQRFTEQYDKLDIILKLMNNQKTGEHVYDQVVAAPAQISLPEAWLLGSSGQSAMQAGQLGVGYSYAQFFTGNMSKDIFDAYKAYFTPSYYMEKPQIIVTYAATVAPTLEEAEYLAKPIDISRLQLMKGQIIQTMSPEEAKDYPLTEMDKITIANNRKANLVGTPKDIAAFLIAEQEHYGFDEVMLNCNQYELDSRLNTYRFLAEELL; via the coding sequence ATGAGATTAAGTATTTTAGATCAAATGCCTATACCTAAGGGTCATTCGGCAGAGGAAGCCTTCCAACGTACAGAACAACTGGCACTGCAAGGTGAAGAACTTGGCTATCATCGTATGTGGCTAGCTGAACACCATAATAGTCAGTCACTAGCAAGTTCAGCTCCCGAAGTGACCGCTGCTTTTTTAGCTGCGAAAACAAAGCGACTTCGCATTGGTACTGGTGGCGTCATGATGATGCATTATTCACCATATAAGCTTGCAGAGGTATTCAAGACATTATCTGGCCTAGCACCAAATCGTATTGACTTTGGTGTAGGGAGAGCCCCTGGTGGCGATCATGCTGCTATTTATGCTTTAGCAGAGGGAAGAAGACAACGCTTCACAGAACAGTACGACAAACTCGACATTATTTTAAAGTTAATGAATAACCAGAAAACAGGTGAACATGTTTATGATCAAGTTGTTGCAGCCCCAGCACAAATTTCTTTACCTGAAGCTTGGTTACTAGGTTCGAGTGGGCAAAGTGCTATGCAGGCTGGTCAACTGGGGGTAGGGTATTCTTATGCTCAATTCTTTACCGGTAATATGTCGAAGGATATTTTTGATGCCTATAAAGCCTATTTTACGCCTTCTTATTATATGGAAAAACCACAAATTATCGTCACATATGCAGCAACTGTTGCACCGACATTAGAAGAAGCGGAATATTTGGCTAAACCAATTGATATTTCTCGTCTTCAACTGATGAAGGGCCAAATTATTCAAACGATGTCACCAGAAGAAGCAAAGGATTATCCACTAACTGAGATGGATAAAATAACGATTGCTAATAATCGTAAAGCGAACCTTGTTGGTACACCAAAGGACATTGCTGCATTTTTAATTGCTGAGCAAGAACACTATGGGTTTGATGAAGTAATGCTAAATTGTAATCAATATGAATTAGACAGTCGTTTAAATACTTATAGATTCCTGGCAGAGGAATTACTATAA
- a CDS encoding TSUP family transporter, translating into MPFDLDINILIILLLFGFLAAFIDSVVGGGGLISLPALLFVGLPPSAAVATNKLAGTMGSLTSTVTFYRSGKLDIKAVHKLFPFVFFGSMLGAWIVHLMDPSVLKPLMLFMLAAVAIYTIFKKDWGSMTTYKKLTPKRYMIFVIVITLIGFYDGFLGPGTGSFLLFAFLMVGFDFLQSAGNAKFLNFGSNIAALLMFIYLGQINYAYGLPMGLAQIAGAIVGSKFAIKRGSGYVRKLFIVVTILLLLKNTYDYFS; encoded by the coding sequence GTGCCTTTTGATTTAGACATAAATATTTTAATCATCCTACTCCTATTCGGTTTCTTAGCAGCATTTATTGATTCTGTTGTTGGTGGTGGCGGACTTATTTCTTTGCCAGCCCTCCTTTTTGTTGGCCTTCCCCCCTCTGCTGCAGTTGCAACCAATAAATTAGCAGGTACGATGGGGTCACTTACTAGTACCGTGACATTTTATCGTTCTGGTAAACTAGATATAAAAGCCGTGCATAAATTATTCCCTTTTGTCTTTTTCGGCTCCATGCTTGGTGCTTGGATTGTCCACTTAATGGATCCGAGTGTACTTAAGCCACTCATGTTGTTCATGCTCGCAGCAGTAGCCATCTATACTATCTTCAAAAAAGACTGGGGAAGTATGACTACCTATAAAAAGTTAACACCCAAACGCTATATGATTTTTGTTATCGTCATCACGCTTATTGGCTTTTATGATGGCTTTTTAGGTCCTGGGACAGGCTCATTTTTATTATTTGCTTTTCTAATGGTTGGGTTTGATTTTTTACAATCGGCAGGAAATGCTAAATTTTTAAATTTTGGCAGCAATATAGCAGCCCTTCTTATGTTTATATACTTAGGACAAATAAATTATGCCTATGGTTTACCAATGGGGCTTGCTCAAATTGCAGGCGCCATTGTTGGATCTAAGTTTGCCATTAAACGCGGCAGTGGTTATGTTCGTAAACTATTTATCGTTGTGACTATTCTATTACTCTTGAAAAATACATATGACTATTTTTCATAA
- a CDS encoding RNA polymerase sigma factor encodes MKTRNAFQHEEVFVQFIREQKERFYLLAYSYTKNEQDALDVVQDSIQKAMLSLDRLENVTYMKSWFYKIVVRTAIDFLRKHKRLQVTDDDTLQYLTPAQEDVYENVDLEHALDELPQMYREVVILHYFEDLKLADVANILDIKLSTAKSRLYKALKLLKIQLEDVKGETAHG; translated from the coding sequence ATGAAAACAAGAAATGCATTTCAACATGAAGAGGTGTTTGTCCAATTCATTCGTGAACAAAAAGAGCGATTTTATTTGCTCGCGTATAGCTATACAAAAAATGAACAGGACGCACTAGATGTTGTACAGGACAGTATTCAAAAAGCCATGCTGTCATTAGATCGACTTGAAAATGTGACCTATATGAAAAGCTGGTTTTACAAAATAGTTGTCCGTACAGCCATTGATTTTTTACGTAAGCATAAACGCTTACAGGTTACAGATGATGATACACTGCAATATTTAACTCCTGCCCAAGAGGACGTTTATGAAAATGTCGACTTGGAGCATGCATTAGATGAGCTCCCACAAATGTATCGTGAGGTTGTCATTCTTCACTATTTCGAGGATTTAAAGCTCGCTGACGTGGCGAACATCCTCGATATCAAGTTGAGTACAGCCAAATCGCGTCTTTATAAAGCATTAAAACTATTGAAAATACAATTAGAAGATGTGAAGGGAGAAACTGCACATGGATAA